The proteins below come from a single Octopus sinensis linkage group LG10, ASM634580v1, whole genome shotgun sequence genomic window:
- the LOC115216678 gene encoding tubulin alpha-3 chain, translated as MRECISIHVGQAGVQIGNACWELYCLEHGIQPNGQMPVDTFIPGGDDSFNTFFRETGAGKHVPRAVFVDLEPTVVDEVRTGQYRQLFHPEQLITGKEDAANNYARGHYTIGKEIVDLVIDRIRKLADQCTGLQGFLLFHSFGGGTGSGFTSLLMERLSVDYGKKSKLEFSIYPAPQVSTAVVEPYNSILTTHTTLEHSDCAFMVDNEAIYDICRRNLDIDRPSYTNLNRLIAQVVSSITASLRFDGALNVDLTEFQTNLVPYPRIHFPLATYAPIISAEKAYHEQLTVAEITNACFEPANQMVKCDPRHGKYMACCMLYRGDVVPKDVNAAIATIKTKRSIQFVDWCPTGFKVGINYQPPTVVPGGDLATVQRAVCMLSNTTAIAEAWARLDHKFDLMYAKRAFVHWYVGEGMEEGEFSEAREDLAALEKDYEEVGIDSLDAEEEEQEEY; from the exons AGGGAGTGTATCAGTATCCATGTTGGACAGGCTGGAGTACAAATTGGTAACGCCTGCTGGGAACTCTATTGTCTGGAACATGGAATTCAACCGAATGGCCAGATGCCAGTTGATACGTTTATACCTGGAGGTGATGATTCCTTCAACACTTTTTTCCGTGAAACTGGTGCTGGAAAACACGTCCCTCGGGCTGTATTTGTAGATTTGGAACCAACAGTTGTCG atgAGGTCCGTACCGGTCAGTACAGACAACTGTTCCACCCTGAGCAACTCATCACAGGAAAGGAAGATGCAGCCAATAACTACGCCAGAGGTCATTATACCATTGGGAAAGAAATTGTTGATTTGGTTATCGACCGAATTCGCAAGCTGGCTGACCAATGCACCGGACTTCAAGGTTTCCTCCTGTTTCACAGttttggtggtggtactggttctGGATTCACATCTCTTCTTATGGAACGTCTCAGTGTTGACTATGGAAAAAAGTCCAAATTAGAATTTTCCATTTATCCTGCCCCTCAAGTTTCAACGGCTGTTGTAGAACCATACAATTCTATCCTGACCACCCATACCACTCTTGAGCACTCTGATTgtgctttcatggttgataaTGAAGCTATCTATGATATCTGCCGAAGAAATCTTGATATTGATCGTCCCAGCTACACTAACCTGAATCGCTTGATTGCTCAGGTTGTCAGTTCAATCACTGCCTCTCTGAGGTTTGATGGTGCTCTTAACGTTGATCTGACTGAGTTCCAGACCAACTTGGTACCTTATCCTAGGATCCATTTCCCATTGGCTACTTATGCACCAATCATTTCTGCTGAGAAAGCCTATCATGAACAACTGACTGTAGCTGAGATTACAAACGCCTGCTTTGAACCAGCAAACCAGATGGTTAAGTGTGATCCACGTCATGGGAAATACATGGCATGCTGTATGTTGTACCGTGGTGATGTCGTACCAAAAGATGTCAACGCTGCCATTGCAACTATCAAGACAAAGAGGTCAATCCAGTTTGTTGACTGGTGTCCAACTGGCTTCAAGGTTGGTATCAACTACCAGCCACCAACTGTTGTTCCAGGAGGTGATCTTGCAACAGTCCAACGTGCTGTGTGCATGTTGAGCAACACGACAGCAATTGCTGAAGCTTGGGCTCGTCTTGATCACAAGTTTGATCTGATGTATGCCAAACGTGCTTTCGTTCACTGGTATGTGGGAGAAGGTATGGAAGAAGGTGAGTTCTCTGAAGCTCGTGAGGATTTGGCAGCTCTGGAGAAGGACTATGAAGAGGTTGGAATAGATTCTCTAGatgcagaagaagaagaacaagaagaatacTAA